In Podospora pseudopauciseta strain CBS 411.78 chromosome 3, whole genome shotgun sequence, one genomic interval encodes:
- a CDS encoding hypothetical protein (COG:K; COG:O; EggNog:ENOG503NV6U) — translation MSHQHTHDGVHFHASHDHAVSFSAADHGHSHEILDGPGSYHGREMPITEGRNWADRAFTIGIGGPVGSGKTALMLSLSRHLRSSYSLAAVTNDIFTREDAEFLTRNKALPAPRIRAIETGGCPHAAVREDISANLAALEDLHAQFDTDLLLIESGGDNLAANYSRELADYIIYVIDVSGGDKIPRKGGPGITQSDLLVVNKTDLAEIVGADLDVMDRDARKMREGGPTVFAQVKKGVGVEHIVDLILSAWRASGAEEQRRSVGGPRPTPGLEELE, via the exons atGTCCCACCAACACACCCACGACGGCGTCCACTTCCACGCCTCCCACGACCACGccgtctccttctccgcAGCAGACCACGGCCACTCCCACGAGATCCTCGACGGCCCCGGCTCCTACCACGGCCGCGAAATGCCCATCACCGAAGGCCGCAACTGGGCCGACCGCGCCTTCACAATCGGCATCGGCGG CCCCGTAGGATCAGGCAAAACAGCCCTCatgctctccctctcccgccacCTCCGCTCTTCCTACTCCCTCGCGGCGGTAACAAACGACATCTTCACCCGCGAAGACGCAGAGTTCCTTACCCGAAACAAagccctccccgccccccgCATCCGCGCAATCGAGACCGGCGGCTGCCCCCACGCCGCCGTCCGCGAGGACATCTCGGCcaacctcgccgccctcgaggACCTCCACGCCCAATTCGAcaccgacctcctcctcatcgagTCCGGGGGCGACAACCTCGCCGCTAACTACTCCCGTGAACTCGCCGATTACATCATCTACGTCATCGACGTCAGCGGCGGCGACAAGATCCCGCGGAAGGGAGGCCCCGGCATCACACAGAGTGACTTGTTGGTCGTCAACAAGACCGATCTCGCCGAGATTGTCGGCGCGGATTTGGATGTCATGGACAGGGAcgcgaggaagatgagggagggggggccgACGGTCTTCGCGCAGGTCAAGAAGGGGGTCGGGGTGGAGCATATTGTTGACTTGATCTTGAGTGCTTGGAGGGCGAGCGGGGCCgaggagcagaggaggagtgTTGGCGGCCCAAGGCCGACGCCTGGGTTGGAGGAATTGGAGTAG